Proteins encoded by one window of Lathyrus oleraceus cultivar Zhongwan6 chromosome 1, CAAS_Psat_ZW6_1.0, whole genome shotgun sequence:
- the LOC127120374 gene encoding uncharacterized protein LOC127120374 isoform X1, giving the protein MYLPRHILIRTFLHRRPFSHSAAAILHPSEPDLEPLTYLEGFPKPDPKYDETILAIPRRDSGKNISAKERKVGRVPSIVFEQEDGQHGGNKRLISVRSDQIRKLINHLGRSFFLSRLFHLQVLHQFDSDSNPNDDNVIENVRVLPRSIHLKAGTDAPLNVTFIRAPSDALLKVDIPIVFIGDDISPGLKKGNREGSLCSECKKLPIIQ; this is encoded by the exons ATGTATCTCCCCCGCCACATACTCATCAGAACCTTCCTTCACCGCCGTCCATTCTCCCATTCCGCCGCCGCCATCCTCCACCCCTCAGAGCCAGACCTAGAGCCGCTCACCTACCTCGAAGGCTTTCCAAAACCTGACCCTAAGTACGACGAGACCATCCTCGCTATCCCCCGCAGAGATTCCGGGAAGAACATTTCGGCCAAGGAGCGCAAAGTCGGTCGCGTTCCGAGCATAGTGTTCGAGCAGGAAGACGGCCAGCACGGCGGTAACAAACGCCTCATTTCCGTCCGCTCCGATCAGATCAGGAAGCTCATTAACCATCTCGGACGCTCGTTTTTCCTCTCACGTCTCTTCCATCTACAAGTTCTCCACCAATTCGACTCTGATTCAAACCCTAACGATGACAATGTCATTGAGAACGTTCGCGTTTTGCCCCGCAGT ATTCATTTGAAAGCTGGCACAGATGCACCTTTGAATGTTACATTTATAAGGGCTCCTTCAGATGCTTTGTTGAAAGTTGATATTCCTATTGTATTCATAGGAGATGATATTTCCCCTGGACTCAAGAAAG GCAATAGAGAAGGAAGTTTGTGCTCAGAGTGTAAAAAGTTACCTATAATTCAATGA
- the LOC127120374 gene encoding uncharacterized protein LOC127120374 isoform X2 — protein sequence MYLPRHILIRTFLHRRPFSHSAAAILHPSEPDLEPLTYLEGFPKPDPKYDETILAIPRRDSGKNISAKERKVGRVPSIVFEQEDGQHGGNKRLISVRSDQIRKLINHLGRSFFLSRLFHLQVLHQFDSDSNPNDDNVIENVRVLPRSIHLKAGTDAPLNVTFIRAPSDALLKVDIPIVFIGDDISPGLKKEKEVCAQSVKSYL from the exons ATGTATCTCCCCCGCCACATACTCATCAGAACCTTCCTTCACCGCCGTCCATTCTCCCATTCCGCCGCCGCCATCCTCCACCCCTCAGAGCCAGACCTAGAGCCGCTCACCTACCTCGAAGGCTTTCCAAAACCTGACCCTAAGTACGACGAGACCATCCTCGCTATCCCCCGCAGAGATTCCGGGAAGAACATTTCGGCCAAGGAGCGCAAAGTCGGTCGCGTTCCGAGCATAGTGTTCGAGCAGGAAGACGGCCAGCACGGCGGTAACAAACGCCTCATTTCCGTCCGCTCCGATCAGATCAGGAAGCTCATTAACCATCTCGGACGCTCGTTTTTCCTCTCACGTCTCTTCCATCTACAAGTTCTCCACCAATTCGACTCTGATTCAAACCCTAACGATGACAATGTCATTGAGAACGTTCGCGTTTTGCCCCGCAGT ATTCATTTGAAAGCTGGCACAGATGCACCTTTGAATGTTACATTTATAAGGGCTCCTTCAGATGCTTTGTTGAAAGTTGATATTCCTATTGTATTCATAGGAGATGATATTTCCCCTGGACTCAAGAAAG AGAAGGAAGTTTGTGCTCAGAGTGTAAAAAGTTACCTATAA
- the LOC127094520 gene encoding probable peptide/nitrate transporter At3g43790 — translation MGFYARWYVQLVICFMRKVSSSLFRMAMDSKMCIIFNTLFGLSTSFSMAVTTRFFLGCLNGLLGPMKAYSTEIFREEKQGLGLSTLSAAWGIGLVIGPALGGYLAQPAVKYPHLFPKDSFWDKFPYFLPSLSVSAFAFVVAIACIWLPETLHNHPLSNESIDDAEALETGNISNDDDKIIQKDENLFLNWPLMSSIIVYNIFSLYNVAYQEVFSLWVVSPGRFGGLNFTTDNVGDVLTISGIGLIVSQLFLYPSLERAFGPIKFARISAVLSIPLLQSYPFIAMLSGITLYLVINIASLLKNVLSMTIITGLFIMQNRAVEQHQRGAANGIAMTIMSIFKAIGPAGGGAV, via the exons ATGGGATTTTATGCTAGATGGTATGTGCAACTGGTTATATGTTTTATGAGAAAAGTTTCTAGTTCTTTGTTCCGTATGGCTATGGATAGCAAAATGTG TATTATTTTTAACACACTGTTTGGCCTTAGCACAAGTTTTTCGATGGCGGTTACTACCCGATTTTTTCTTGGATGTTTAAATGGTTTGCTAGGACCAATGAAG GCTTATAGTACCGAAATATTTAGAGAAGAAAAGCAAGGTCTTGGACTCTCAACG CTCAGTGCAGCTTGGGGTATAGGCTTAGTAATTGGACCAGCATTGGGAGGTTATTTGGCTCAG CCAGCAGTGAAATACCCTCATCTATTTCCAAAAGACTCATTTTGGGATAA GTTTCCATATTTCTTGCCTTCCTTGTCAGTATCAGCTTTTGCATTTGTGGTAGCAATTGCATGCATCTGGCTTCCG GAAACACTTCACAACCACCCTCTAAGCAATGAGTCTATTGATGATGCTGAAGCTTTAGAAACTGGAAACATAAGTAATGACGACGACAAAATAATCCAAAAAGATGAAAACCTCTTCCTGAACTGGCCATTAATGTCATCTATTATTGTGTACAACATTTTCTCACTTTATAATGTTGCTTATCAAGAG GTTTTCTCATTATGGGTTGTTAGTCCTGGAAGGTTTGGTGGTTTGAACTTTACAACTGATAATGTAGGCGATGTTCTCACAATATCAG GTATTGGTCTTATTGTCTCCCAGCTTTTCCTCTACCCTTCATTGGAAAGAGCTTTCGGACCTATAAAATTTGCTCGCATCTCCGCA GTTTTATCAATACCTCTGTTGCAAAGTTACCCCTTCATAGCAATGCTTTCTGGCATTACGCTATACCTAGTTATTAATATTGCTTCTCTTCTGAAGAATGTTCTAAGT ATGACAATAATCACTGGTTTATTTATTATGCAAAATAGAGCCGTG GAACAACATCAAAGAGGGGCAGCTAATGGCATTGCTATGACTATAATGTCAATATTCAAAGCAATCGGTCCAGCGGGAGGTGGTGCAGTGTGA